In Phycisphaerae bacterium, one genomic interval encodes:
- a CDS encoding glycosyltransferase family 2 protein: protein MDTQTLARAAIFAYLAVLTLICIYGAHRYFLVLLYYAARRRVPQPRSKFAELPRVTVQLPMYNEQYVAQRIIERTCQIDYPRDRLQIQVLDDSTDDTQQIAQEMVTRMRAAGHNIVYRHRTNRVGFKAGALEEATREATGDFIAIFDADFLPPPNILLETIHYFTDERVGMVQSRWEHLNRDLSLLTQAQAILLDGHFVIEHTARNRTGRFMSFNGTAGVWRKAAITDAGGWQHDTLTEDLDLSYRAQLKGWRFVFLPNLTSPAELPPEMNAFKAQQHRWTKGGAQTCLKVLPRVLRSDVSWKVKLEAFFHLTSGAVYVLVVILSLLVGPALVAKLTLTKPQASWVYWFEFLLFIIGFGSTTAFYIVSQQQLLRGWWYGLRHVPTLMAVGIGIAFNNAIAALDGFFGQTGEFVRTPKFGDAAQVSGDWRTRLGAFQLKKNWQAWLELIMALYLTGCAVALLFFDRWFERVSMALPFLLIFIVGYFYVAFQTFYTRWLSRHRPNATA from the coding sequence ATGGACACGCAAACATTAGCACGAGCGGCCATCTTCGCGTACCTCGCGGTTCTGACGCTCATCTGCATCTACGGAGCTCACCGCTACTTCCTGGTCCTGTTGTACTACGCCGCCCGTCGGCGGGTGCCGCAGCCGCGGTCGAAGTTCGCGGAGCTGCCGCGGGTCACGGTCCAACTGCCGATGTACAACGAGCAGTACGTCGCGCAGCGGATCATTGAGCGGACGTGCCAGATCGACTATCCCCGGGACCGGTTACAGATCCAGGTCCTCGACGATTCCACCGACGACACGCAGCAGATCGCGCAGGAAATGGTCACGCGGATGCGCGCCGCGGGACACAACATCGTCTATCGGCATCGGACGAACCGCGTCGGTTTCAAGGCCGGCGCCCTCGAGGAGGCAACGCGCGAGGCCACCGGCGACTTCATCGCCATCTTTGACGCCGACTTCCTGCCGCCGCCGAACATCCTGCTGGAGACGATCCATTACTTCACGGATGAGCGCGTCGGCATGGTCCAGTCGCGCTGGGAACACCTGAACCGCGACCTGTCGCTGCTCACCCAGGCCCAGGCCATCCTGCTCGACGGCCACTTCGTCATCGAGCACACCGCGCGCAACCGCACCGGCCGGTTCATGAGTTTCAACGGCACGGCGGGCGTCTGGCGGAAGGCCGCGATCACCGATGCCGGCGGCTGGCAGCACGACACGCTGACCGAGGACCTCGACCTCTCCTACCGGGCACAGCTCAAGGGCTGGCGGTTCGTGTTCCTGCCAAACCTGACTTCGCCGGCCGAGCTGCCGCCGGAGATGAACGCGTTCAAAGCGCAGCAACACCGCTGGACGAAGGGTGGAGCCCAGACCTGTCTGAAGGTGCTGCCGCGGGTGCTGCGGAGCGACGTCAGTTGGAAGGTGAAGCTGGAGGCTTTCTTCCATCTGACCAGCGGGGCGGTCTACGTGCTGGTGGTGATCCTGAGCCTGCTGGTCGGACCGGCGCTGGTCGCCAAGCTGACGCTCACCAAGCCGCAGGCTTCGTGGGTGTACTGGTTCGAGTTCCTGCTGTTCATCATCGGCTTCGGCTCGACGACGGCGTTCTATATCGTCAGTCAGCAGCAGCTGCTCCGCGGCTGGTGGTACGGGCTGCGCCACGTGCCGACGCTGATGGCCGTGGGCATCGGCATCGCGTTCAACAACGCGATCGCGGCGCTGGACGGGTTCTTCGGGCAGACCGGGGAGTTCGTCCGGACGCCGAAGTTCGGCGACGCGGCCCAGGTGAGCGGCGACTGGCGGACGCGGCTGGGGGCGTTTCAACTCAAGAAAAACTGGCAGGCCTGGCTCGAACTGATCATGGCGCTGTATCTGACGGGCTGTGCCGTGGCGCTGCTGTTCTTCGACCGCTGGTTCGAGCGCGTCTCGATGGCCCTGCCGTTCCTGCTGATCTTCATCGTCGGCTACTTCTACGTCGCCTTCCAGACGTTCTACACGCGCTGGCTCTCGCGCCACCGCCCCAACGCGACGGCGTAA
- the tadA gene encoding tRNA adenosine(34) deaminase TadA, producing MLGLHQDEIDRRYMQQAVELARKALDSEDVPIGALVVHEDHIIGRGYNQREKLRDPTAHAEMLAITAAAEYLGQWRLDDCTLYVTLEPCAMCAGALVLARLQRLVYGATDPKAGACGSVFDIVRDPRLNHQVETIGGVLTEPAAELLRDFFRHRREIGD from the coding sequence ATGCTTGGACTGCACCAGGACGAAATCGACCGGCGCTACATGCAGCAGGCGGTGGAGCTGGCCCGCAAAGCCCTCGACAGCGAGGACGTCCCCATCGGCGCCCTCGTCGTCCACGAAGACCACATCATCGGCCGCGGCTACAACCAGCGCGAGAAGCTGCGGGACCCCACCGCCCACGCCGAAATGCTGGCAATCACGGCAGCAGCCGAATACCTCGGCCAGTGGCGGCTGGATGACTGCACGCTGTATGTCACGCTGGAGCCCTGTGCCATGTGCGCCGGCGCCCTCGTCCTGGCCCGGCTGCAACGGCTGGTCTACGGCGCCACCGACCCCAAGGCCGGCGCGTGCGGCTCGGTGTTTGACATCGTCCGTGACCCGCGTCTCAACCACCAAGTCGAGACCATCGGCGGCGTGCTGACCGAGCCGGCGGCCGAGCTGCTGCGCGATTTCTTCCGCCATCGCCGGGAAATCGGCGACTGA
- a CDS encoding sigma-54-dependent Fis family transcriptional regulator, whose amino-acid sequence MPQTAFILVLTDDEARGQRLREVLREKFGHVCSVVQALREALDSIRARPPDVVLTHPQVGGAPTLAPLAELLDGVSRDAALLVRGTAELPQVRHIHLASIADTADVDTLAQTVSTAARRAVARREDRLLKDSIADQQAEAFEGIVGVSPAMRRIVERIKKAARNKLTVLILGETGTGKDLIAEAIHRQSDRAARPMKSVNCAGLNENLLESELFGHVRGAFTGAVSDRKGYFVAADGGTLFLDEIGDMPPAMQAKFLRALERREITPVGSTDVRRVDVRVIAATNVDLQKYVEDNKFREDLYYRLNQWVIEVPPLRERRDDIPILADYLRQRANKAHGATCTGISSEAMGYLTKYYWPGNVRELANVIEAIVVEAENRQLEADDLPERIRGSREIVPASASGMVGLTMAQVERMMIERTLQATHGNREQAAKILDIGTRTLYRKIKEYGL is encoded by the coding sequence ATGCCGCAGACGGCGTTCATCCTGGTCCTGACGGACGACGAGGCCCGTGGGCAGCGTCTGCGCGAGGTGCTGCGCGAGAAATTCGGCCACGTGTGCAGCGTCGTCCAGGCCCTGCGCGAAGCGCTGGACTCGATCCGCGCCCGTCCGCCGGACGTCGTGCTGACGCACCCGCAGGTCGGCGGCGCCCCGACGCTGGCCCCGCTGGCCGAGTTGCTCGACGGCGTGTCCCGCGACGCGGCCCTCCTGGTACGCGGCACCGCCGAACTGCCCCAGGTGCGGCACATTCACCTCGCCAGCATCGCCGACACCGCCGATGTCGACACGCTGGCCCAGACCGTCAGCACCGCGGCGCGCCGCGCCGTGGCCCGCCGCGAGGACCGCCTGCTGAAGGACTCGATCGCCGACCAGCAGGCCGAGGCGTTCGAGGGCATCGTCGGGGTGTCGCCCGCAATGCGGCGGATCGTCGAGCGGATCAAGAAAGCCGCCCGCAACAAGTTGACCGTGCTGATCCTCGGTGAGACCGGTACCGGCAAGGATCTGATTGCGGAGGCGATTCATCGGCAGTCGGACCGCGCGGCGCGGCCGATGAAGTCCGTCAACTGTGCCGGCCTGAACGAGAACCTGTTGGAGAGCGAGCTCTTCGGCCACGTGCGCGGGGCCTTCACCGGCGCGGTCAGTGATCGCAAGGGCTACTTCGTGGCCGCGGATGGCGGGACGCTGTTCCTGGACGAGATCGGCGACATGCCGCCGGCGATGCAGGCCAAGTTCCTGCGGGCCCTGGAGCGGCGCGAGATTACGCCGGTCGGGTCGACGGACGTGCGACGGGTGGATGTGCGCGTGATCGCGGCGACGAACGTCGATTTGCAGAAATACGTTGAGGACAACAAGTTCCGCGAGGATCTGTACTACCGGCTGAATCAGTGGGTAATCGAAGTGCCGCCGCTGCGCGAACGCCGCGACGACATCCCCATCCTCGCCGACTACCTGCGCCAGCGGGCGAACAAGGCCCACGGCGCGACGTGCACCGGCATCTCGAGCGAGGCGATGGGCTATCTCACGAAGTACTACTGGCCCGGCAATGTCCGCGAGCTGGCCAACGTGATCGAGGCTATCGTGGTCGAGGCGGAGAACCGGCAGCTCGAAGCCGACGACCTGCCCGAGCGGATCCGCGGCTCGCGCGAGATCGTCCCGGCCTCCGCGTCCGGCATGGTCGGCCTGACCATGGCCCAGGTCGAGCGCATGATGATTGAGCGGACGCTCCAGGCCACACACGGCAACCGCGAGCAGGCCGCCAAGATCCTCGACATCGGCACGCGCACGCTTTATCGCAAGATCAAGGAATACGGGCTGTAG
- a CDS encoding sigma-70 family RNA polymerase sigma factor, producing MDRTGLDELLRRARQRDADALGRLVELYSPRVFGLVYRLAGSRDAAEDLLQETFLRVVRVIGEYEHVGKFEAWLFRIAANLARDRARKRQRRGEGGVHDDANGATSARPAPAVADEPAQALERREAGERLAAGLQRLPDADREIILLRHYSELSFREIADLLHVPLGTALARAHRALQRLRRELSAEE from the coding sequence GTGGACCGGACCGGCCTGGATGAGCTCCTCCGGCGCGCCCGTCAGCGCGACGCCGACGCGCTCGGCCGGCTGGTCGAGTTGTACAGCCCACGTGTCTTCGGGCTGGTCTATCGGCTCGCGGGCTCCCGGGATGCGGCCGAAGACCTCTTGCAGGAGACGTTCCTGCGGGTCGTGCGCGTGATCGGGGAGTATGAGCATGTGGGCAAATTCGAAGCCTGGCTCTTCCGCATCGCCGCGAACCTCGCCCGCGACCGGGCCCGCAAGCGACAACGGCGCGGCGAAGGCGGCGTGCATGATGACGCTAACGGCGCGACGTCGGCACGCCCCGCGCCTGCCGTCGCTGACGAACCGGCGCAGGCCCTGGAGCGACGCGAGGCCGGTGAGCGGCTGGCTGCCGGTTTGCAGCGGCTGCCCGACGCCGATCGAGAGATTATCCTGTTGCGGCACTACTCGGAGCTGTCGTTTCGCGAGATCGCGGACTTGCTGCATGTCCCGCTTGGGACGGCCTTGGCTCGCGCGCACCGGGCCTTGCAGCGACTCCGGCGCGAGCTGAGCGCGGAAGAATGA
- a CDS encoding DMT family transporter yields the protein MSALAPPRTDHQWPGVVVLILCATLWSLNGPLIKLLDKAAVPALTIACGRSLIGGLVFLPFAWPRRATVRQVRPAWPVVTMLTFTIMTASFVIANTKTAATNAIVLQYTSPIWVFLLAPLILRERSSRAEGAVLLVAMAGVGVILAGNPPRDLPGLGWALLSGWGYGTLTVLLRKLRPVSPAVVAAANALGSGLLLLTPVLLSGAYRLNAYQLSVLLLLALVQFTLPYLMFSWALQRVDAHRAALLLLLEVVLNPIWTFFAVGEIPPAATLVGGPLILAGVVLSLVVGHRRARAAAAELAPPGGP from the coding sequence ATGTCCGCACTCGCGCCCCCCCGCACAGATCACCAGTGGCCCGGCGTGGTCGTGCTGATTCTCTGTGCCACGCTGTGGAGCCTCAACGGCCCGCTGATCAAGCTGTTGGACAAGGCCGCAGTGCCGGCACTGACGATCGCCTGCGGCCGTTCGCTGATCGGCGGCCTCGTGTTCCTGCCCTTCGCTTGGCCGCGCCGCGCCACCGTCCGCCAGGTGCGCCCCGCCTGGCCCGTCGTGACCATGCTGACATTCACGATCATGACCGCCTCGTTCGTCATCGCGAACACGAAAACCGCCGCGACGAACGCCATCGTGCTGCAGTACACCTCGCCGATCTGGGTGTTCCTCTTGGCGCCGCTCATCCTGCGCGAACGATCCAGCCGCGCCGAGGGCGCCGTGCTGCTGGTCGCGATGGCCGGCGTCGGCGTGATCCTGGCCGGCAATCCGCCGCGCGATCTGCCCGGCCTCGGCTGGGCGCTGCTCAGCGGCTGGGGCTACGGCACGCTGACTGTCCTGCTCCGCAAGCTGCGACCGGTCAGCCCGGCCGTCGTCGCCGCGGCGAACGCGCTGGGCTCCGGGCTGCTGCTGCTGACGCCGGTGCTGCTGAGCGGCGCGTACCGGCTTAACGCGTACCAGTTGTCCGTCCTGTTGCTGCTCGCGCTGGTCCAGTTCACGCTGCCGTACCTGATGTTCTCGTGGGCGCTGCAGCGCGTGGACGCGCACCGGGCCGCCCTCCTGCTCCTGCTCGAAGTCGTCCTCAACCCGATCTGGACGTTCTTCGCGGTCGGCGAAATCCCCCCGGCGGCCACGCTCGTCGGTGGGCCGCTGATCCTTGCCGGCGTCGTGCTCTCCCTGGTCGTCGGCCACCGCCGCGCGCGGGCGGCCGCGGCGGAGCTGGCCCCACCGGGAGGGCCTTGA
- the nikR gene encoding nickel-responsive transcriptional regulator NikR: MSELVRISISLEPTLARRLERLMQNSGVANRSEFVRDLVRQRLVEEEWADTRQTVVATITLVYDHHARELLDRLTAIQHDHADAILASTHVHLSHHMCAEMIMVRGRPAQLCRLADALRQQRGVVHAALSPATTGEALR, encoded by the coding sequence ATGTCTGAACTCGTCCGGATCAGCATCTCGCTCGAACCCACTCTCGCCCGGCGGCTGGAGCGCCTCATGCAAAACAGCGGCGTTGCCAACCGTTCGGAATTCGTCCGCGATCTTGTCCGCCAGCGGCTGGTCGAGGAGGAGTGGGCCGATACGCGCCAAACCGTGGTGGCCACCATCACGCTCGTCTACGACCACCACGCGCGTGAGTTGCTCGACCGGCTCACCGCCATCCAGCATGATCACGCCGACGCGATTCTGGCCTCGACACACGTCCATCTTTCGCACCACATGTGCGCCGAGATGATCATGGTGCGGGGCAGACCCGCGCAGCTTTGCCGGTTGGCCGACGCGCTCCGCCAGCAACGTGGCGTGGTCCACGCGGCGCTCAGCCCGGCCACGACCGGCGAAGCCCTGCGCTAA
- a CDS encoding cyclodeaminase/cyclohydrolase family protein, producing MGSPIGRCGAGAYYARCGGNVRGFAGQPRRSADMSLAELSIDEFLEQLASRTPTPGGGSVAALTGALAAGLGQMVAAYTLGRPKFAAVAPQVQNLAERLHRARQHLRQLMDEDATAYGVLNAALALDKSDPQRAARVQEAAWVAGAVPLETAGFCAKVADAVQALQEVGNPLLRADMEAARHLARAGLRAAAANVRTNLPLMSPESAKAVEQQLTPLLAADHTD from the coding sequence ATGGGTTCACCGATTGGGCGCTGCGGCGCCGGGGCGTATTATGCGCGCTGCGGCGGCAACGTGCGCGGGTTCGCCGGCCAGCCGCGGCGGAGTGCGGACATGTCCCTGGCAGAGTTGAGCATCGACGAGTTCCTGGAGCAGCTAGCGTCGCGCACGCCGACGCCCGGGGGCGGCAGCGTCGCGGCCCTGACCGGTGCGCTGGCGGCGGGCTTGGGGCAGATGGTGGCGGCGTACACGCTCGGTCGACCGAAGTTCGCGGCCGTCGCGCCGCAGGTGCAGAACCTCGCCGAGCGCCTGCACCGCGCGCGCCAGCACCTCCGGCAGCTCATGGACGAGGATGCGACGGCGTATGGCGTGCTGAACGCGGCGCTGGCTCTGGACAAGTCCGACCCGCAGCGGGCGGCGCGCGTGCAGGAGGCGGCGTGGGTGGCCGGGGCGGTGCCGCTGGAGACGGCGGGATTCTGCGCCAAGGTCGCGGACGCGGTGCAGGCGCTGCAGGAAGTCGGCAACCCGTTGTTGCGGGCGGACATGGAAGCAGCCCGGCACCTCGCGCGGGCCGGGCTTCGCGCCGCGGCGGCGAACGTACGGACGAACCTGCCATTGATGTCGCCCGAGTCAGCGAAAGCGGTGGAACAGCAACTGACGCCGCTGCTGGCGGCCGATCACACGGACTGA
- a CDS encoding LOG family protein, with amino-acid sequence MATIPEDHTAAERRQNRAAAIRAFADQFLCGDNQDLFEEMLVTLCRLARDQAGRGDVKLLNKAVAELRYALKVFAPYSGTRKISIFGSSRTPEDHPDYQTAVRFARRIRENGWMVITGAGDGIMKAGHGGAGPEASFGVAIRLPFEQKTNPIIAEDAKLVNFRYFFTRKLMFMKEASAVALFPGGFGTQDEGFEALTLIQTGKASLIPIVMLEQPGGTYWLQWRAYVKAELLNAGMINPDDMHLFRITDDVEVAVREVVQFYRVYHSMRYVGDELVLRLRRPLAPSTLERINDEYGAIVTGGKLEQVPILPAENGEYPELPRLKLRFDRKSCGLLRRCIDLVNQEPEAPGAADLA; translated from the coding sequence TTGGCCACCATACCCGAGGACCACACGGCGGCGGAGCGCCGTCAGAACCGTGCCGCGGCGATCCGGGCGTTCGCCGACCAGTTTCTGTGTGGCGATAACCAGGACCTGTTCGAGGAGATGCTGGTCACCCTCTGCCGCCTGGCGCGGGACCAGGCCGGCCGCGGCGACGTCAAGCTGCTCAACAAGGCGGTTGCGGAGCTGCGCTACGCCCTGAAGGTCTTTGCCCCGTACAGCGGCACGCGCAAGATCAGCATTTTCGGCTCGAGCCGTACGCCCGAGGACCATCCGGACTACCAGACGGCCGTGCGTTTTGCCCGCCGGATCCGCGAGAACGGCTGGATGGTGATCACCGGGGCGGGCGATGGAATCATGAAGGCCGGTCACGGCGGCGCGGGTCCGGAGGCCAGCTTTGGGGTCGCGATCCGCCTGCCGTTCGAGCAGAAGACCAACCCGATCATCGCCGAGGACGCCAAGCTGGTGAACTTCCGGTACTTCTTCACGCGGAAGCTGATGTTCATGAAGGAGGCGTCGGCGGTGGCGCTGTTCCCGGGGGGCTTCGGGACGCAGGACGAGGGCTTCGAGGCCCTGACGCTGATCCAGACCGGGAAGGCATCCCTGATTCCCATCGTGATGCTGGAGCAGCCGGGCGGCACCTACTGGCTGCAGTGGCGGGCGTACGTGAAGGCTGAGCTGCTCAACGCGGGCATGATCAACCCTGACGATATGCACCTCTTCCGGATCACCGACGATGTGGAGGTGGCGGTGCGCGAGGTCGTGCAGTTCTACCGCGTGTATCACTCCATGCGCTACGTCGGTGACGAGCTGGTGCTGCGTCTGCGCCGCCCGCTGGCGCCGTCCACGCTGGAGCGCATCAACGACGAATACGGCGCGATCGTGACCGGCGGGAAGCTCGAGCAGGTGCCGATCCTGCCGGCGGAAAACGGAGAATACCCGGAGCTGCCGCGCCTGAAACTGCGTTTCGACCGCAAGAGTTGCGGCTTGCTGCGGCGCTGCATCGACCTGGTCAACCAGGAGCCCGAGGCCCCGGGGGCCGCGGATTTGGCTTGA
- a CDS encoding UvrB/UvrC motif-containing protein, which translates to MTLDLDELVEGWDCPPGELRARAVVGRDGRELLQLRIDLGVMQMIAEGRPDGERYHGFPTARAYIEHELCVGGEQLSAVDWQELERELLQTNYRRMAYSAVAEEALQGSADEGARRYIRSALRDIEECLADLQMIKQHGPGPEEYPALEPTLVFDRARLAAQLQIVEGQFEEAIEQAEAGANALEELLKALGYEDEQRADDPGLRYLRGLGTQLRREYGISQTLHEQLAAAIENEDFETAAEIRDEMRRRQRALPRQDEPGA; encoded by the coding sequence ATGACGCTCGACCTCGATGAACTGGTAGAGGGCTGGGACTGTCCGCCGGGAGAACTGCGGGCCCGCGCGGTGGTCGGCCGCGATGGCCGCGAACTGCTGCAACTGCGGATCGACCTCGGCGTGATGCAGATGATTGCCGAGGGGCGCCCGGACGGCGAGCGCTACCACGGATTCCCCACGGCGCGGGCGTATATCGAGCACGAGCTGTGTGTCGGCGGCGAGCAGCTCTCGGCGGTCGACTGGCAGGAACTGGAGCGCGAGCTGCTGCAGACCAACTATCGCCGGATGGCGTACTCCGCCGTGGCGGAGGAGGCACTGCAGGGCAGCGCGGACGAGGGAGCGCGGCGTTATATCCGGAGCGCGCTGCGGGACATCGAGGAATGCCTGGCGGACCTGCAGATGATCAAGCAACATGGGCCCGGGCCGGAAGAGTATCCGGCGCTGGAGCCGACGCTGGTTTTCGACCGCGCCCGGCTGGCGGCGCAGCTTCAGATTGTCGAGGGGCAGTTCGAGGAGGCGATCGAGCAGGCGGAGGCGGGGGCCAACGCGCTGGAGGAGCTGCTGAAAGCGCTGGGTTACGAGGATGAGCAGCGCGCGGACGACCCCGGGTTGCGCTACCTGCGCGGGCTCGGCACGCAGCTCCGGCGGGAATACGGCATTTCGCAGACGCTGCACGAGCAGTTGGCGGCCGCGATCGAGAATGAGGATTTCGAGACGGCGGCGGAGATCCGCGACGAGATGCGCCGGCGGCAGCGGGCGCTGCCGCGCCAGGACGAGCCGGGGGCCTGA
- a CDS encoding HU family DNA-binding protein: MKASKSKGITKARTKGEVYGALAETTGLSRKQVATVFNEMAGLIKKDLTRGPGIFTVPGLMKITVTKKPATKARKGINPFTGEEMMFKAKPARKVVKVRPLKNLKAMV; encoded by the coding sequence ATGAAAGCATCCAAGAGCAAGGGGATCACCAAGGCGCGCACCAAGGGCGAAGTGTACGGTGCCCTGGCCGAGACCACCGGCCTCTCGCGCAAGCAGGTCGCGACCGTCTTCAACGAGATGGCCGGCCTGATCAAAAAGGATCTCACCAGGGGCCCGGGCATCTTCACCGTCCCCGGCCTGATGAAGATCACCGTCACCAAGAAGCCCGCCACCAAGGCGCGCAAGGGCATCAATCCCTTCACCGGCGAGGAGATGATGTTCAAGGCCAAGCCCGCCCGCAAAGTGGTCAAGGTCCGCCCCCTGAAGAACCTCAAGGCCATGGTGTAG
- a CDS encoding type II secretion system protein: MSVRRRPAQGFTLIEVLVVVAIIAMLLAVLLPALGQGRRHARIVRVHAELRQIGVALEAYALGNRDRLPPARMGCGENVELQLPEELSRERWLAPPPSTEHKHQAQYVDLFAPWQTYKYRAPGPIWYNGQFYDFPATPYQPRAWIWVPDDFPRCDAETGTRHRALRSEPPCPVRYAIWSVGPDPKAPKFPRMEGSDQIDESRFPLRRSLWLQHAGDTGLITHFATRAGHTYTSP, encoded by the coding sequence ATGAGTGTCCGCCGGCGACCAGCGCAGGGCTTCACGCTGATCGAAGTGCTGGTTGTGGTCGCGATCATCGCGATGCTGCTGGCGGTGCTGCTGCCGGCGCTCGGGCAGGGGCGCCGGCACGCGCGGATTGTGCGCGTCCATGCCGAGCTGCGGCAGATCGGCGTGGCGCTCGAGGCGTACGCGCTGGGCAACCGTGATCGTCTGCCGCCGGCGCGGATGGGCTGCGGCGAGAACGTGGAACTGCAATTGCCGGAAGAATTGTCGCGCGAGCGCTGGCTGGCACCGCCGCCGAGTACGGAGCACAAGCACCAGGCGCAGTACGTCGACCTCTTCGCGCCGTGGCAGACGTACAAGTACCGGGCGCCGGGGCCGATCTGGTACAACGGGCAGTTCTACGACTTCCCGGCGACTCCCTATCAGCCGCGTGCGTGGATCTGGGTGCCGGACGATTTCCCGCGCTGCGACGCCGAGACCGGCACGCGTCATCGTGCTTTGCGCTCCGAACCACCCTGTCCGGTGCGCTATGCCATTTGGAGCGTGGGACCGGATCCAAAGGCACCAAAGTTCCCGCGCATGGAGGGGAGTGACCAGATCGACGAGAGCCGCTTTCCGCTGCGACGGTCGCTCTGGCTGCAACACGCGGGCGACACGGGCTTAATTACGCATTTCGCAACGCGCGCCGGGCACACCTACACGAGCCCGTAG
- a CDS encoding class I SAM-dependent methyltransferase has product MTPTAAHATLAAVFDTTIRDRFDAIAPHIVPGTAVLDLGCVDARPARRSGHTSAHAPDLLFRRLVEVNPDAVGVDHDAEGVAALQSAGYHAVCANVQTLDLGWQFDTIVAGELIEHLDNPGLFLTAVRRHLKPGGKLILTTPNPFYALQAWHIWRRGRPRCNEGHVVWFDPVTLTRLLRRCGFEPVEGYWIQPQRRWLKAWKRLFRRYFSHSFLIVATV; this is encoded by the coding sequence TTGACCCCTACCGCCGCCCACGCCACACTCGCCGCCGTGTTCGACACGACCATCCGCGACCGCTTCGACGCCATCGCCCCGCACATCGTCCCCGGGACGGCGGTCCTCGACCTCGGCTGCGTCGATGCCCGGCCCGCCCGCCGGTCCGGACACACCAGCGCCCACGCGCCCGACTTGCTTTTTCGCCGGCTGGTCGAAGTGAACCCTGATGCGGTGGGCGTGGACCACGACGCCGAGGGTGTCGCCGCCCTGCAGAGCGCCGGCTACCACGCCGTCTGCGCCAACGTCCAGACGCTCGACCTCGGCTGGCAGTTCGACACGATCGTCGCCGGCGAGCTCATCGAGCACCTGGACAACCCCGGGCTGTTCCTCACCGCGGTACGCCGCCACCTGAAGCCCGGCGGCAAGCTGATTCTGACAACGCCGAACCCGTTTTACGCACTGCAGGCGTGGCACATCTGGCGGCGCGGCCGGCCGCGCTGCAACGAGGGCCATGTGGTCTGGTTCGACCCCGTCACGCTCACCCGGCTGCTGCGTCGCTGCGGGTTCGAGCCGGTGGAGGGCTACTGGATCCAGCCGCAGCGCCGGTGGCTGAAGGCGTGGAAGCGCCTCTTCCGCCGGTACTTCAGTCATTCTTTTCTGATTGTTGCGACGGTGTGA